gaaagtctttcaattacattttagcttaaatatgtcaacccttttatcgCACGCTGATATGAGACGTTACCAGAAATCATGATTATGCGTGAGCTTCCGAAATGTGgtcttactaataaataacaaatatacttATACTGGAAGCAGTTTTGGTGACACAAAACATAGTTATAACCACGTtgacattcataatattaatcaaCGGCGGTCAAAGTGCTAATGTGTTTAACGAAACAGTGACGAACTGTACTTTTTAGAATAATCCAGTACAAAtctattatcttttaaaaatcagccaacttaaattacaatatgttaaGGTGAAATTATCCCTTTATGAGTCTAGGAAAAacgaaatataacttttaaagtaaaataactattcCAAAACACATTAGTTTTAAAGGGGTATACGTGTACACTTTCAGAAGTGCTTGTTACAAAGTAATACCTGAGTATCAATTATATGAAGCTGGTACATTTTACAACATATTCAAGGTGTATTGTAACACAATAGGTAGTAAAGGGAACGTGTTTTGGATGCGTTATATCCATTCAGAGTTAGTCCGTCTAGGTCCCGTTGTTAAGACCTAAGTGCTTCGCTACTGGTTATTTTCCCTTTGTAATCTACTGGGTAACAATACTGCATTATATGTTAGTATAGTAAAGTGATAGtttatgagttttttttattttaagaagtcTAGGGTCGTTGAACTTATGGTATATTGATTACAATGAATTACCaacaaaatactaatttacataataatttcgagaagaaaatcatttaaaagggaaaaattatacaatgttTTGCAAACCTTATATTTTGGCTTAATTATTTACGACGTGTGTTGTCAACCTTTCATGGAaggtataaatttaaattaaacttagattaaaaaaaataactaattaatagcaaattacttttaaagcttactaatgttataatatttgtgcAGCGGTCATATCAggcgtaaagtacactaaCAAATCTTATACAAGTTTTGTCAATGACGTTACGAATACTTGCTCGCAATTTTTCGCGCTAGGCCCCTGTTTATTCGGACAATACTGAAgtcaactttttttataatcgttGTACTGGCAGCCGTTTTGttgtttagttaaatattgttttgtaaatgtgTTTAGGTAATCAACATGAAcggtgaaatttaaaaaaaaaacttgagaggtgtcaagggacacccggatggaacgaagttcctttctattaattagtgaaggaaccaatatttattctgtggataaaaaacttaagtcttcacaagaagtacattttatttctatgaattttcgttatatattgtcacgtcgttgccatggtgaagtagcgctcattcgtcgttaacatacttactactatagcaaaaagtgtcgtgacaacttttcgtaagaatttttttagttccaaaaacattttgtgactagtaaaattaaaattcgattaaatttaattactaaaatgtCACTGGAACGTTATAATGTCAAAATAAGCAAATTGTACCCAAACATATGAATTTCACGCTTTATTATTGGGGCAGAATACTACTATATTATTCGAAAGCAATTTTATCCTGAGCTAAATTTATATCGAAAATTATTTAGTCTGACAAATATTTTCCTAAGCTATGAATCGACTAAAGCaacaaacttaaaaatttactaactGTTTAAGTTACCGTAAAAagtcattatatatttaaagttaaaacacTTGAATATGATTTAAGGGCAAGTCTGGCAAGGGCATTGTCTACGTTTTTAGTGACGTCACAGATTACGTGATGTATTTCgggatacatttttattctagaCCTAGAGAgacaattaaataagtattgtatcatcatcatgatcatgcccttatccctatggagggtcggcacagtatgtactactcctccatacatctctatcagccgtcatatctgaatttacccccttcttacgcatatcctctttatcacaatccatccatactttctatGGTCTTCcactacctttatagccattgTAATTAGACCTATAGTATTATATCTTTactgaaattatttgaattacaaCAATTAGCTGTAATTTTAGTTGTTTCATCTTATATTAGctaaatacatttcaattgTTAATACAGatgttttattgataaaaaataaatcatgtttATTGGCTAGATCAAATCAATAACGCTGAGTTAAATTGTTGCCAATGGCTGCGCATTGTCAGGAATTGATTCACCAATGATGtgaacaacattttttttaattctaggcTTTATCAAATATAACGCGCCATTTTAGGGGTCATGTTTATCAATTAGATTACAAATTACCAACAAGTTTGACGAGTttcgtaataataataaaagttatgaCAACTCTAAACGGTGACACTAAAGGTCGTAGCACACTTACACGACTCTGCTCCCACCCGGCAAAAagagtataatttaaatatgggCTTTAAGTATTGCtctttagatatattttacattagcaTCATAAATTAGCAGACAGCTCGCTGTCAGCGAGCTTACCGCCGTCAGACTGCTCGGTAGTTGACGCCTCGCTGGCCGCACGTCGTAGATGAGCGACCGGTGCGGTGTCCGCGCGCTCACAGCAAGCAGTTGCCGCGCCGTCGGCGCTGTCGCCGCTCAGTCGGTCAGTATCTAAAGTCCAAGCGAGAGCGGTCGGCGGGTGGATAGCTGGCCGTCTGCTAGCTGTCGCCGCATGGACTGCTGGGTGCCTGCTAGCTGTCACCGCGTGGACTGTGAGCAGTCGTCTTAGTTTAGGGCGGTGTTGGGTGGGAGCGGTGTTGGAGCAGAGTCGTTTAAGTGTGCTACGACCTTAAGACCGATAAGACTATTGTAACAGCAAATGGtgctttttgtaataataattctacAGTATTTCGTAACTTCACAGACCTAATTCATGAACCCAACAATAGATAGAATGGTGACGTCTGTATTCTATTTATGTCACTTGTGCCGTACAAACGACGTTTATGGTATGTCATTGAAAGGTAACAATTTCTGCGTCCCCTTTCGTAACTTCACCTGTATCCCGAGACGTATAAAAACGCGTCCTTGGCTTCATTGTTGATTTTTGCGCGCCAAGTGAGTGCCGAAATCGGCGCACGCGGCGATGCGCGGGAAACTAAGCGTCAGTCGTCCGTAGTTGCTAGTTGCGCGCGCACGCCACGCCGCGCCGTACCTTATAGGTTAGAATTGGCGGGGTTTCGCCGCCAGGTGCTATCGCCGCCCCCGCTCTAACGCAGTGCCGCTTCTCTCTCCCTCCGTACCTGCACAACAGCTGTTTTCTCTCGGGAGATTAGTCAGATGTTTCTCGCGAACCAGTCGTCGCTCACCTGACCTATTACACGGATACCATGGCAGCTGGAGGTCGTACACCGAAGCAGAGGAGGATTGAGATGTCTTCGGGGATGGGCCTACGCGACGTGAACTCCTCGAGGAGAAGGCGCGGGAGCTGCAAATGTTTATTCGGAGCGCCGGACAGGGACGAGACACTGCGCCTCATGGCGGAGCAGTATGCGCGGGAACGAAAGCGTTTCATTAGAAGATTCAACTTCGATGTCGAGACGGAGTGCGCGTACAAGGCTGCAAAATTGGATTCGCCTGTGAAGTTTATAGATGAGGATAAGGAGAGTCCGAGGACGGGTGCGGAGGCGTTGTCCTGCGTGGGAAACACGGAGCTGAGGATGTTGGGGTCGCCGTCGAGGCGTAGCGGCGGCAGTGCCGGCAGCTCGCCACGCTCGCCCCGCACGCCGCGCACCCCGCGCGCCCCACGCACGCCCCGTACGCCTCGCACCCCGCGCACGCCAGCCTCCAGGAGGCAGCTGCAGATGACAGGTTAGTACCAGATCCAATACCCTAATTCAATAcagatattattttgtgaaaaatcataattttatgcAATTGTTCTATTCCCACTTTGATATGGACTGTAGAACTGCAAATTCTTCTGATAAATTCATGAGCGA
The sequence above is drawn from the Papilio machaon chromosome 22, ilPapMach1.1, whole genome shotgun sequence genome and encodes:
- the LOC106712549 gene encoding uncharacterized protein LOC106712549, translated to MAAGGRTPKQRRIEMSSGMGLRDVNSSRRRRGSCKCLFGAPDRDETLRLMAEQYARERKRFIRRFNFDVETECAYKAAKLDSPVKFIDEDKESPRTGAEALSCVGNTELRMLGSPSRRSGGSAGSSPRSPRTPRTPRAPRTPRTPRTPRTPASRRQLQMTDYWTLRKHTESGSSDKEN